ACCCGCACACTATCCTCGAACCCAGCGATCGCACTGGCTCACTCACCACGATCGCACCCTCTCCAGCAGCAGAACCCTACCAATGGCTCTGCACAACGTTGCGGGGGCCATGACTCAAGCGATCGCACCCATCGCAGCCCACTATGACGACGATGGGTGCGATCGCAGCAAGGCACAACAGAGCGATCGCACCAACTCCCCCTGAAGGCTGCCAGGTACGCGCAGTAGACCCTTTGGTAGCCAGTCTGGCATGAGGGATACGGCATCACTCCTATCATGATGAGCGACAAAATTCTTTAGGCCATCAATGACCAGAACCACGGCTGAGCCTAGCGATGTAATTGATCAAATGGTGGCGCTCCGGATTCAGTTAGCTCAACTCGAAACCCAAATTGAAGCTCTAAAACCAGCTTTCTTTGACGCCTGCGCGACTCAAGCAGCATCCCAACTCCAGCGCGAGTCAGCGGTCATCTTTCGTCGGCTCACGCCGGGCCAATGGAACTACCCGAGCGACATTACCGAACAGGAACAACGCTTGAAGCAGCTGAAGCAGCGGTTCCAACAAACCCACGAGCCAGTAGCTGGACGCGAAGTTAGCTGGTCAATTAAGTTGACACCTCAACCCTAGAGCGGGTACGTGGCAGTTCGCTAAAACCGCATCTGCGCGAACGGGAGTTGGCAATGAGCACACTGGCCGCTGACCCAATGGCTCGGCAGTGGAAACGCATGATGACAGCGGGGACATTGAGCTAATAGGGATGCCCTTCCAGGACGGCTGCGCCGCCGCTGATGGATTTCGCAATCGGGTTGGGCACTCAATTGCCAGGTGAGTCTGTGCCAGGGGGCTTCGGCGTAACAGTCAGGACACAACCGCGTGGGCCAATGCAATCGGGTGTCGGAGGGTGACCACATCCCATGGAGGCGGGCGATCGCAACACCGCTCATCTGGGAGAGCTGCTGAAGAGAACCGGGGGTCGGTCGCCGCTGGCGAGAGGGGCTTTCCCAATAGGAGACGACATAGGATCGCTGTCCCAGCATGGCCGATAACTGGGCACTACTGAGGCGATTGGCTCGACGAAATCGCCCCAAAAAGTGACCAAAGCTCTCGTCAGCATGAGGCTCGACCTGGAACAGCCAAGGGGTAACGGAGGCTGGTGCTGCTGCTGGTGCTGGTGAAGACGGGTCTCCGGCCATTACTTGATCGCCAGTGAACATTCTTTGACCACTTGTCGCAGTAAGGGCAACTCAATGCGTGGCTGACCGCGTTGCAAGGCCCGAATGGCGGCTTCACAGAGGATTTGATTCAGGACGCCAATATAGCCTCGGCTGGCCTGGAGCAGCAGGCTCTGGGCTTTCGGGTTGGCCAGGTTGGAGGGTTTGGGTAATTGCAGCACATGCTCTTCCCAGAGGGCGGTCATCTCCTGAAGTTCTTCACTGCTGAGTCGAGAAAAGCGATAGGCCGATAGAAATCGATAGAGGACTTGTTCATCACGTTGAATGACGGCGTTGAGCCGATCGGTGCCCACTA
Above is a genomic segment from Nodosilinea sp. E11 containing:
- a CDS encoding TniQ family protein encodes the protein MAGDPSSPAPAAAPASVTPWLFQVEPHADESFGHFLGRFRRANRLSSAQLSAMLGQRSYVVSYWESPSRQRRPTPGSLQQLSQMSGVAIARLHGMWSPSDTRLHWPTRLCPDCYAEAPWHRLTWQLSAQPDCEIHQRRRSRPGRASLLAQCPRCHHAFPLPSHWVSGQCAHCQLPFAQMRF